The following is a genomic window from Pseudomonadales bacterium.
CAGCGTCGTCGACGTGACGAGCTGGTAGACCTCGGGATGCTCGGTATTACCGTATTCGAGCGCCGCCTCGAAACCCATGCGGATCATGCGTACCAGCTTGCGCAGCCCCTCGGCCTGCGTCAGTTGATCTTCCGGCGTTGCGGCCCGTGAGAGCACGGCACCTGCGGGCTTCAGACTGTCACAAAACGCTTCCCAGGCCTGTACGCTCAGCTTCTTGTTGTCGCTCATTGGCATGTGCTCCTCCGCCGTGTCATGTCGTGCGCCTAGCCTTCGCTCGCAACCCCGAAATACTCCTGGTAGAAGCGGTAACGTTCGCGCTCGCGTACCGGATCAAGGCCAAAGTCCTCCAGACGGTAACGATGCACACCATGGCGTTCCTTGGGATTGCTGTCGATGAATTCGCGCATCCGTGCCTCGGTCGCAGCAGGCAACGGCAGCCCGAAGTGCGCATAGATGCGCCGGACCATCGCCAGCGGGTCGCGAACCAGTTCGGCAAAATGCATGTCGAAGATCGTCGCTGCCTCCGGGCGTGTGCGACGGAACTCCACGCCGTTGCGCATCGCACGCTCCCACGACACGCTCCACATCTCGCCGACTTCACGCTTGTCGACCTGGTCGCTGCCCATGCTGCACGCCATCGAGACCAGCGAGCAGTGCGAGGCGATCAGCTTCAGCGGGTCACGGTGCGTCATGATCACCTGCGCGTCCGGATAGACCGTGTACAGCGCATCGAGAGCGAACAGATGGCCGGTACTCTTCAGCACCCAGCGCTGCTTCGGGTTGTGCCACTGCATGTACTGCAACAGGCGCTTGTGCGTGCGGTAAACGGAAGTCTGGTCCCGGGTTTCCACCCACTCCTCGTAGGACGGAATACGGAACTGGTTCGCAAAGATCACGCTCCCGAAGTCGAATGCGTTCAGCATCAGACATTCCTGCGTGAGCTGTGCACCCATCTCGTGGATCGCCTGGAACTCCGGAATCAGCGCGCGCGAAGTCTGTTCGAAGTGCGCCTCGCAGCGGGCAATGCGCGGGTCGCTCTCGTACGTGGCGGCTTCCGCCGGCGGCGACATGTAGTGGGTTTCCCAGGTCATCGGCACGCGGCTGTCCGGGTCACGTGCCAGCAGATCGTGCAGGATCGTCGAACCGGTGCGCGGCAGGCCGACGACGAACACGGGCTTGCGGATCTCGACCTCGAGAATCGACGGGTTGCGGCGGATGTCCTCGGTAACCTGCAGGCGGTTCTCGAGGTGACGCAGCAACTCGCCGAAAGCAATGTTGCGACCGACCTTGTTCAGTCGCGCTTCATCGTTCAGCGACGCAAGCAGCCGCGTGAAACCTTCCTTCCACTCGGCTTCGTCACCGAAATCATCGAGGCCCGTGCTCTGCCGGGCAGCAGCGAGCAAGGCCGCTTCGCTCAACTCCACATCGGACAGTTCGTCACTGCCGGTCATTTCGCCATCCATCGCCTGCATCCTCTGTAGTTCATTCGCGTTCAGCCCACCTGCACCGCGTCGATGCGATCTGCAGCCGAAGCGACCTTTTCCACTTCCACACGTGTGGCGCGATCGGTGGAGCCCGGTGTGAACTCGGCCGGACGCGCCTGGATATGAAAGTAGCCTCCTGCCAGTTGCAGCGGGTTGATCGGGTTCGGCGTCACCGCGGTGTAGCTGACGCGACCCTTGCTCATGTGCGGCTCCCACGCGTGGTAGACCGTCACCTGTCCGGGGCGATGCGCCGCTGCAACCTTCGCCATCAGCTCGGTGGAAGAAACGTCGTTGAACAGCCGCACCTGGTCGCCGTCGGCGATGCCGCGTGCCGCTGCATCCTCCACACTGAT
Proteins encoded in this region:
- a CDS encoding sulfotransferase, which translates into the protein MDGEMTGSDELSDVELSEAALLAAARQSTGLDDFGDEAEWKEGFTRLLASLNDEARLNKVGRNIAFGELLRHLENRLQVTEDIRRNPSILEVEIRKPVFVVGLPRTGSTILHDLLARDPDSRVPMTWETHYMSPPAEAATYESDPRIARCEAHFEQTSRALIPEFQAIHEMGAQLTQECLMLNAFDFGSVIFANQFRIPSYEEWVETRDQTSVYRTHKRLLQYMQWHNPKQRWVLKSTGHLFALDALYTVYPDAQVIMTHRDPLKLIASHCSLVSMACSMGSDQVDKREVGEMWSVSWERAMRNGVEFRRTRPEAATIFDMHFAELVRDPLAMVRRIYAHFGLPLPAATEARMREFIDSNPKERHGVHRYRLEDFGLDPVRERERYRFYQEYFGVASEG